A part of Neoarius graeffei isolate fNeoGra1 chromosome 8, fNeoGra1.pri, whole genome shotgun sequence genomic DNA contains:
- the LOC132890393 gene encoding alcohol dehydrogenase class-3-like has translation MGTENKVIRCKAAVVWEPGKSLAVEEVEVSPPKEHEVRIKIVVSSVCHTDWLYLRDCETGVKTQSFPLIVGHEGAGVVESVGPGVTTVQPGDKVIILFLSECRECDYCLSQKTNHSLINREKTQQGVLADGTSRFTCKGQQVYQFEGVSTLSEYTVVPEHNVTRIHRDAPLDKVCFLGCGIAALNTGKVEHGSVCAVFGLGAVGLATVMGCKSAGAARIIGIDINAEKYEVAKRFGVTDFVNPNDHSKPIQEVLMEMTSGGVDYSFECVGNVTLMRAAFESCKTPCGTCVAVGWTENNLILQSPEDRVYERMCKGLIFGGLRSVTLVTKLVHDYICLLLDEGTYTSSLVEINHVFKLMTSGESVRSVIKM, from the exons ATGGGGACTGAGAATAAG GTGATCaggtgtaaagcggctgtggtgtgGGAACCTGGAAAGTCTCTCGCTGTTGAAGAAGTGGAAGTTTCTCCACCTAAAGAACATGAAGTGAGAATTAAG ATagtggtgagcagtgtgtgtCACACAGACTGGTTATATTTGCGTGATTGTGAGACAGGAGTGAAGACTCAGTCGTTTCCCCTCATTGTGGGTCATGAAGGTGCCGGGGTGGTGGAGAGTGTCGGCCCGGGGGTGACCACTGTGCAGCCAG GTGATAAAGTGATCATTCTCTTCCTGTCTGAGTGCAGAGAGTGTGACTACTGTCTGAGCCAAAAGACAAACCACAGCTTAATCAACCG TGAG AAGACTCAGCAGGGTGTGTTAGCTGATGGTACGAGTCGTTTCACCTGTAAGGGTCAGCAGGTGTATCAGTTTGAAGGTGTGAGCACTTTGTCTGAATACACCGTTGTTCCTGAACACAATGTCACAAGGATTCACCGAGATGCACCGCTGGATAAAGTCTGTTTCCTCGGCTGTGGAATCGCAGCACTAAACAcgggcaaa GTGGAGCATGGTTCTGTCTGTGCCGTGTTCGGTTTGGGAGCCGTCGGTCTCGCCACGGTGATGGGCTGTAAATCTGCTGGAGCTGCCAGGATCATCGGCATCGACATCAACGCGGAGAAATATGAAGTTGCCAAGAGGTTCGGTGTCACTGACTTTGTGAACCCTAACGATCACAGCAAACCCATTCAGGAGGTGCTGATGGAGATGACGAGTGGAGGAGTGGACTACAGCTTCGAGTGTGTGGGGAACGTCACACTTATG AGGGCAGCATTTGAGAGCTGCAAGACTCCCTGTGGAACCTGTGTGGCTGTGGGATGGACTGAAAACAACCTGATCTTGCAGTCACCTGAGGACCGTGTGTATGAACGAATGTGTAAGGGACTTATCTTTGGTG GATTGAGGAGTGTGACTCTTGTAACCAAACTGGTGCACGACTACATCTGTCTTTTGCTGGATGAGGGGACATACACGTCCTCTCTGGTGGAGATTAATCACGTCTTCAAACTGATGACCAGTGGGGAAAG tGTTCGGTCGGTGATAAAAATGTGA